A genomic segment from Legionella quinlivanii encodes:
- the ybgC gene encoding tol-pal system-associated acyl-CoA thioesterase: MSQFTHSSQFRVYAEDTDFMGIVYYANYLKFCERARTEMLRNNGLVLTELAKQDCHFVITNVELKYKQPARLDDLITITCNIKNKTACSIVFEQTIKNEHNSELCSALVTIVCVNRHTKPRRLPDRFNLLQK; this comes from the coding sequence GTGTCTCAATTCACACATTCAAGTCAGTTTCGTGTTTATGCCGAAGATACCGATTTCATGGGTATCGTTTATTATGCCAATTATCTGAAATTTTGCGAAAGAGCAAGAACCGAGATGTTGCGAAACAATGGCCTGGTACTTACTGAGTTAGCAAAGCAGGACTGCCATTTTGTTATCACAAATGTGGAGTTAAAATATAAACAGCCTGCCAGATTAGATGATCTTATAACTATTACCTGCAATATAAAAAATAAAACGGCATGCAGTATTGTATTTGAACAAACCATAAAGAATGAGCATAATAGCGAGCTTTGCAGTGCATTGGTGACAATTGTCTGTGTAAACAGGCATACCAAGCCGCGGCGCTTGCCAGATCGATTCAATTTATTGCAAAAATGA
- the tolQ gene encoding protein TolQ, whose translation MGTHASVLAYFIQAGLVVKTVMLILLVASITSWTLILQRAWYFKRKKLECDSFSQRFWDSSDLSKLYADVDGNPDSKHGLASIFHSGFKEYVRTRKQGAIALEPIQRVMQITHNKEAIQLEQHLPFFASVGSIAPYIGLFGTVWGIMTSFQALGQASQATIAMVAPGISEALVATALGLFTAIPAVIAFNRYSTRATGILEQYDLFQDELIALIEQQTTVPIRG comes from the coding sequence GTGGGAACCCATGCGAGCGTACTAGCGTATTTTATACAGGCAGGCCTGGTCGTTAAAACAGTGATGCTGATCTTGCTTGTCGCTTCGATTACGTCCTGGACACTTATTTTACAAAGAGCTTGGTATTTCAAGCGCAAAAAACTTGAGTGCGACAGCTTCAGCCAGCGATTCTGGGATAGCAGCGACCTAAGCAAGCTCTATGCGGATGTTGATGGCAATCCGGATAGTAAGCATGGCCTGGCTTCGATTTTTCATTCTGGTTTCAAAGAATATGTTCGTACAAGAAAGCAGGGCGCGATTGCCTTGGAGCCTATTCAACGAGTTATGCAAATTACTCATAATAAGGAAGCGATTCAGCTGGAGCAGCACTTGCCTTTTTTTGCGTCAGTTGGGTCAATTGCGCCCTATATTGGTCTATTTGGAACCGTTTGGGGAATTATGACATCATTCCAGGCTCTAGGTCAGGCTTCCCAGGCGACTATCGCAATGGTTGCTCCAGGGATTTCTGAGGCTTTAGTGGCAACAGCCCTTGGACTGTTTACTGCCATACCGGCGGTGATTGCTTTTAATCGTTATTCTACCAGAGCCACTGGTATATTGGAGCAATACGATTTATTTCAGGATGAGCTTATCGCATTAATCGAGCAACAAACCACTGTACCGATTAGAGGATAA
- the tolR gene encoding protein TolR: MLRKRKKPGAGPIAEINVVPYIDVMLVLLVIFMITAPMLSQGVTVDLPKAASTESLKDSEREPIIVSVNQQGDYFLNINAQPELPIEPHALVVRVAAELELARQNNQSINVLVKGDQGVPYGKVVSAMGFLKQAGAEKVGLMTDSTQETEMQG, encoded by the coding sequence ATGTTAAGAAAAAGAAAAAAACCAGGTGCCGGGCCCATTGCGGAAATCAATGTGGTTCCCTATATCGATGTGATGCTGGTGTTGCTGGTTATTTTTATGATTACCGCTCCGATGTTGTCGCAGGGCGTAACTGTTGATCTGCCCAAAGCGGCGTCGACAGAGTCTTTAAAAGACAGTGAGCGGGAGCCCATTATTGTATCAGTTAATCAGCAAGGCGATTATTTTCTGAATATCAATGCCCAGCCTGAGCTGCCGATTGAGCCTCATGCGCTAGTGGTCAGAGTTGCCGCTGAACTTGAGCTTGCCAGGCAGAATAACCAGTCTATTAATGTGCTGGTTAAAGGTGATCAGGGCGTTCCTTATGGGAAGGTGGTGTCTGCTATGGGCTTTTTGAAACAGGCAGGCGCGGAGAAAGTTGGCTTGATGACTGACTCCACCCAGGAAACGGAGATGCAGGGATGA
- the tolA gene encoding cell envelope integrity protein TolA yields MINDMSYRKAFIAALILHFGLILFLLQDSSSNERPVLVADNQNMPGQMLPIEQAEQPKQQEIVKAVSVDSQEVMETINRLKQEKLQQQKAEQARQQALTKQAEDARKERLREQQRLAKLKDEAAKLAIQRKKQIEEEQKRLKQLALQKEQEAKRLEELKRKQQQLEKQQQEAAKQAELKKKQDELKAKEALQLAEKQAAEKAAADKLAAEKAAADKAAAEAKAAQQKLAAQQQAAQEAAQQARLAGEVDKYKAMIVNAIGRQWILPENVDSHLSSQFRIRLAPDGAVLEVTLMRSSGDPILDRSAQTAIYKASPLPVPSDPETFNLFRDISLTVRPENVRG; encoded by the coding sequence ATGATAAATGATATGAGTTATCGCAAGGCATTTATCGCTGCCTTAATTCTGCATTTTGGCCTGATACTTTTCCTTTTGCAAGATTCATCCAGTAACGAACGCCCTGTTTTGGTTGCTGACAACCAAAACATGCCAGGACAAATGTTGCCTATCGAGCAGGCCGAGCAGCCAAAACAGCAGGAAATTGTAAAAGCGGTAAGCGTGGATAGCCAGGAAGTCATGGAAACCATTAACCGGCTCAAACAGGAAAAACTACAGCAGCAAAAAGCCGAGCAGGCAAGACAGCAGGCTTTGACAAAACAGGCGGAGGATGCACGAAAAGAACGGCTGCGTGAACAGCAGCGATTGGCCAAGTTGAAAGATGAGGCGGCAAAGTTGGCAATACAGCGTAAAAAGCAAATTGAAGAAGAACAAAAACGCCTCAAGCAGCTGGCATTGCAAAAAGAGCAGGAGGCCAAGCGTCTGGAAGAGTTAAAGCGTAAACAGCAACAGTTGGAAAAACAGCAGCAGGAAGCAGCAAAACAGGCTGAGCTTAAAAAAAAACAGGATGAATTGAAGGCGAAGGAAGCCCTGCAGCTGGCTGAGAAGCAGGCTGCGGAAAAAGCCGCTGCTGATAAACTGGCTGCAGAAAAGGCAGCTGCAGACAAAGCGGCCGCTGAGGCCAAAGCTGCTCAGCAAAAACTCGCTGCTCAGCAGCAAGCTGCCCAGGAAGCCGCACAGCAAGCCAGACTGGCTGGTGAAGTCGACAAATACAAGGCGATGATTGTGAACGCGATTGGCAGACAGTGGATTCTGCCTGAAAACGTGGACAGTCATTTATCCAGTCAATTCCGAATTCGTCTGGCGCCTGATGGAGCGGTACTGGAAGTGACTCTGATGCGCAGCAGCGGGGATCCCATACTCGATCGCTCCGCGCAAACCGCTATATATAAAGCATCGCCATTGCCGGTGCCAAGTGATCCGGAAACATTTAATTTATTCCGCGATATCAGTTTAACCGTTAGACCCGAGAACGTTAGGGGGTAA
- the tolB gene encoding Tol-Pal system beta propeller repeat protein TolB, with protein MKKLLTCFLTLVSSHLFALDLELTQGISSALPIGINSFGENSSAQEITSVINNDLRLSGQFKIISLPAMEMNGVGAWKQAGADSVLTGRVTPIGSNRYDISFELLDTVSQNKLLLSKSFQVSANDIRPLAHHISDMVYEKLTGERGIFSTRIAYVLVQRAAGRARYSLEVADADGYNPQSLLVSPEPIMSPSWSPDGSKIAYVSFEKRKAQIFIVSVESGKRQLVTDFSGINGAPTWSPDGRQLAVVLSKSGSPKIYSIDLSSGSMKQLTFGDSIDTEPRYTPDGRSLIFTSGRGGSPQVYKLSLADGSINRITYDGNYNARAMFTPDQKHLVMYHRDNGKFNIGVQDMNSGQVSLLTFASLDESPSVSPNGRLVLYATRFQDKGVLGVVSIDGRIRLRLPARQGDVQEPAWSPYLG; from the coding sequence ATGAAAAAACTTCTGACCTGTTTTTTAACGCTTGTATCAAGCCATCTTTTTGCGCTTGATTTGGAGTTGACACAGGGTATCAGCTCAGCCTTGCCTATAGGGATCAATTCATTTGGAGAAAATAGCAGTGCTCAGGAAATCACATCAGTGATTAATAATGATCTGCGCTTGTCAGGTCAATTCAAAATTATCAGTTTGCCTGCCATGGAAATGAATGGTGTAGGGGCCTGGAAACAGGCTGGTGCTGACAGCGTATTGACTGGCCGGGTGACTCCGATAGGTTCAAACCGCTACGATATCAGTTTTGAATTATTGGATACGGTCAGTCAAAACAAATTGCTGCTTTCCAAAAGTTTCCAGGTGAGTGCCAATGATATTCGTCCTCTGGCGCATCATATCAGTGATATGGTTTATGAAAAACTGACTGGGGAACGGGGTATTTTCTCAACCCGAATCGCCTATGTTCTGGTTCAAAGAGCTGCAGGCCGTGCCCGCTATTCTCTCGAAGTTGCAGATGCTGATGGTTATAACCCGCAAAGCCTGCTGGTTTCGCCTGAGCCGATTATGTCGCCTTCCTGGTCACCGGATGGCAGTAAAATTGCCTATGTTTCATTCGAGAAAAGAAAGGCACAGATTTTTATTGTTTCAGTTGAGTCGGGAAAGCGGCAATTAGTCACTGATTTTTCTGGTATTAATGGTGCGCCAACCTGGTCGCCTGATGGTCGTCAGTTAGCGGTTGTATTATCCAAGAGTGGTAGTCCCAAAATTTACAGCATCGATCTTTCTTCTGGAAGTATGAAGCAATTAACCTTTGGCGACTCAATTGATACCGAGCCGCGCTATACTCCTGATGGCCGTTCTCTGATATTTACTTCAGGTCGCGGCGGTTCTCCACAGGTATATAAACTGTCTCTGGCCGACGGCAGTATTAACCGTATCACTTATGATGGCAACTATAACGCGCGGGCAATGTTTACTCCGGATCAGAAACATCTGGTAATGTATCATCGCGATAATGGCAAATTCAATATTGGTGTACAGGATATGAATAGCGGTCAGGTGAGCCTGTTGACCTTCGCTTCACTTGATGAATCGCCTTCTGTGTCTCCTAATGGCCGATTGGTACTCTATGCAACACGTTTCCAGGACAAAGGTGTGTTAGGGGTTGTTTCAATTGACGGACGTATTCGTTTACGTCTCCCCGCTCGCCAGGGTGATGTTCAGGAACCTGCCTGGTCACCTTATTTAGGGTAA
- a CDS encoding S1/P1 nuclease: MMNLIRTFVYLFFLLFVNMAHSWNALGHRLVAQIAYNHLTKETKQAVNHYNHQLDRLYKPLSFVNAGPWMDTLRFQNDLWLQSFHYIDIPFSRDGTSLVPPDKSNAVLALNKAIATLKKRQSTPFDKGFSLRILLHVTGDIHQPMHAVSEFSRRFPEGDAGGNFLILGQNPVARNLHSYWDNGGGLLKTGYLSAAQLNRKAKYLEKKWPCDAASQIINPESWSEESYELAVNLAYRIQYGEIPSKAYENDVKTAVEKRITLAGCRLAVVLNEIFAHSD; the protein is encoded by the coding sequence ATGATGAATCTGATAAGGACGTTTGTTTATTTATTTTTCTTATTATTTGTTAATATGGCCCATAGCTGGAATGCTTTGGGCCATCGTTTGGTGGCGCAGATTGCCTATAATCATTTAACTAAAGAAACAAAGCAGGCGGTTAATCACTATAATCATCAATTGGATCGGCTATATAAGCCTCTTTCATTTGTTAATGCAGGCCCCTGGATGGATACTCTGCGTTTTCAAAACGATTTATGGTTACAGTCTTTCCATTATATAGATATTCCTTTCAGCCGTGATGGTACTTCTCTGGTGCCCCCAGATAAAAGCAACGCAGTCCTGGCTTTGAACAAAGCCATTGCCACGCTTAAAAAGCGTCAATCCACTCCCTTTGATAAAGGCTTTAGTCTGCGGATTTTATTGCATGTTACCGGTGACATACACCAGCCTATGCATGCGGTCAGTGAATTTAGCCGGCGTTTTCCTGAAGGCGATGCGGGAGGCAATTTTCTTATTCTTGGACAAAATCCGGTTGCAAGGAACCTCCATTCCTATTGGGACAATGGTGGCGGGTTACTTAAAACCGGTTATTTGAGCGCGGCTCAGCTTAACAGAAAGGCTAAATATCTTGAAAAGAAATGGCCCTGCGATGCCGCTTCTCAGATCATAAATCCTGAAAGCTGGTCTGAAGAATCTTACGAGCTGGCAGTCAATCTCGCGTATCGTATTCAATACGGTGAAATACCTTCCAAAGCTTATGAAAACGATGTTAAAACTGCAGTAGAAAAAAGAATCACACTCGCCGGCTGCCGATTAGCAGTTGTACTTAATGAAATTTTCGCTCACAGTGACTAA